The following coding sequences lie in one Mustelus asterias chromosome 8, sMusAst1.hap1.1, whole genome shotgun sequence genomic window:
- the LOC144497808 gene encoding histone H4-like has translation MSGRGKGGKGLGKGGAKRHRKVLRDNIQGITKPAIRRLARRGGVKRISGLIYEETRGVLKVFLENIIRDSVTYTEHAKRKTVTAMDVVYALKRQGRTLYGFGG, from the coding sequence ATGTCTGGTAGAGGTAAAGGTGGGAAAGGTCTTGGGAAGGGCGGTGCTAAACGGCACCGGAAAGTTCTCCGCGATAATATCCAGGGAATAACTAAACCTGCTATCCGTCGGCTCGCTCGGCGTGGGGGCGTTAAGCGCATTTCAGGCCTCATCTACGAAGAGACCCGCGGAGTCCTGAAGGTTTTCTTGGAGAATATCATTCGGGACTCGGTCACCTACACCGAGCACGCGAAACGCAAGACTGTTACTGCCATGGATGTTGTGTACGCCCTGAAACGCCAAGGACGAACCCTCTATGGTTTTGGTGGTTGA
- the LOC144497809 gene encoding histone H2B 7-like: protein MPTAAVSTSATTVGSKGSLSKKGSKKTAMKMSRKGDKKHRRSRKESYSIYIYKVLKQVHPDTGISSKAMSVINSFVSDIFERIAGEASRLVHYTRRQTISSREIQSAVRLLLPGELAKHAVSEGTKAVTKYTSSK, encoded by the coding sequence ATGCCGACTGCCGCTGTCTCCACCAGTGCCACCACCGTGGGCTCCAAGGGCTCCCTGTCCAAAAAAGGCTCCAAGAAGACAGCAATGAAGATGTCCAGGAAGGGGGACAAGAAGCACCGGCGCAGCAGGAAAGAGAGTTACAGCATCTACATCTACAAGGTGCTGAAGCAGGTCCACCCggacaccggcatctcctccaaggccatgagtGTCATCAACTCGTTCGTTAGCGACATCTTCGAGCGCATCGCCGGCGAGGCTTCCCGCCTGGTCCACTACACCCGGCGCCAGACCATCTCCTCCCGGGAGATCCAGAGCGCTGTCCGCCTCCTGCTGCCGGGAGAGCTGGCCAAGCACGCTGTCTCCGAGGGCACTAAGGCGGTCACCAAGTACACCAGCTcaaagtag